The genomic region ACGCTCGAGGGGACGGCCGCGCTCGAGGAGGCCGTGGACGTGGCCCGCACCGTGGACGGGGTCCGGGAGGTCAAGACCCAGCAGGTGGAGATCCCGCCGATCCCACCCTTCGTCGCCTGACCCGGGGGGTCCCGGGGGGTCAGGTCTTGCAATCCAACAGATAGCCCTGGCCCCCGCGCCGTCGCGCTCGTGGCGGTGCACGACGACCGCTACTCTGCCCCGCCTCCCAGTGCAGGACCGCGCCTGCCGATGTTGGAATGCAAGACCTGACCCCAGGCCGCTTGACGAAGTGAGCGCTTGTATGTACATTCAAGTGCACAAGGAGGCGAGCCATGACCCAGCTGACGATCTCTGAGGCGCGCAAGGGATTCCTCGACCTACCGGAGAAGCTCGCGCGCGAGCCCGAGCGCGCGGTCACCATTACGCGCCGGGGTCAGCCGGTTCTCGCCGTCTTGCCGTGGGAGTTCTACGAGAGCATCGTCGAGACGCTCGACGTGCTCAGCGAGCCCGAGCTCGTGGCGGCGCTTCGTGACAGCATCGAGGACATCGAGCGTGGCCGGCTGCTCGACCACGAGGAGGTTGGGGCGCGTCTCGGGCCGTGACCCACCAGGTCTACGCCGTCAAGTGGACCGAGACGGCGACCAGGCTTCTGGAAGCGATCTCCGACAAGAGGGTTCAGCGCGGCATCTACGCTCGCGC from Candidatus Rokuibacteriota bacterium harbors:
- a CDS encoding type II toxin-antitoxin system Phd/YefM family antitoxin; translation: MTQLTISEARKGFLDLPEKLAREPERAVTITRRGQPVLAVLPWEFYESIVETLDVLSEPELVAALRDSIEDIERGRLLDHEEVGARLGP